In the genome of Paenibacillus pabuli, the window TATTTACGCCGGATCTTTCGTATCCGCCGTCTCCGGCTCCATAATTTCAGTGGCATCCGGGTCCAGCCAGTTGGCAAGCAGCGTCCGCACATATTGCAGATCACTTTCCGACAAGTCATAGTACCATGTTCCGCTGCGCGTTGCGCCCTCACCCTTCAGCATGTAATTACTGATTGTAGGCGTGCTGTCTTTCATATATAGTGACTCGGCAAATTTCACGATGAAATCCGAGTTCATGTTGGTTGTAAAATTCGACCCGGCAATCTGGATAACCTCCGGGATCTTGGTCAGATTTTTGACTTCAAGTGCACGATTCATGAAGGCACTCAGAAAAAGACGATGCCGCATCGTCCGATTGAAATCGGAGTCTTCACGGTAACGCACGTAGCCCAGCGCTTCTTCACCGCTATAGATCGGTTTGTTTGCTTCAACAAACAGCTTCTCATGTATTTTCAATTTGTTCTCAATATTTTTCTTAATCGGCAATTCAACACCACCAACCGCATCAACAATATCCTTGAGTCCGTTAAAATTAATCGCGGCATAGAAATCGACTTTGTTCTCCAACAGATGCTCTACAGTATCCATCGCCATTTTGGCTTCACCATGCGCATAGGCTGAATTAATCTTCGATTTCACATCCCGGCCGACAATTTCGGTATAGGAGTCACGTGGAATCGAGAGCAGCAGCACTTTATTCTCTTCCGGACGCACAACCGAATAGATCATGGTATCCGAACGGCTTGGTTCGTTATCCCGTTGGTCTATCCCCAGCAACAACAGCGAGAATGGATCGGTATGTTCGACAACGGGTGCTTCCTTATCGCCAACCGGCTTGAAAGATTCATCGAGCGTTTCCTTTACGGTATCCGAAGCAAACAGGTTAAATGCAAACACGACGAGTTGCTTTTGATAGATAAATCCAAGTCCTGCCAACAGGACAAGCACGCTCAGGCTAATGATTAAAGGTTTCTTCCATCTCTTCTTCGGCTTCTTTGGCTTCCGTCGGGTTAAATGTGCGGCACTGTTCTCCATCATATCTCCTTTAATAACGGTCTTAGAATCATTTAACTATATTAATAACACGTTTTCAATAGATTACGTTATAATCTGCTATACAGGAAATGACACAGAAGGAGCGATGAACGATGGAATATCGACGTTTGGGGAACAGTGGTCTGCGTGTATCGGCTCTCGGACTGGGTACCAATGCATTCGGCAAACGGGC includes:
- a CDS encoding LCP family protein, translating into MMENSAAHLTRRKPKKPKKRWKKPLIISLSVLVLLAGLGFIYQKQLVVFAFNLFASDTVKETLDESFKPVGDKEAPVVEHTDPFSLLLLGIDQRDNEPSRSDTMIYSVVRPEENKVLLLSIPRDSYTEIVGRDVKSKINSAYAHGEAKMAMDTVEHLLENKVDFYAAINFNGLKDIVDAVGGVELPIKKNIENKLKIHEKLFVEANKPIYSGEEALGYVRYREDSDFNRTMRHRLFLSAFMNRALEVKNLTKIPEVIQIAGSNFTTNMNSDFIVKFAESLYMKDSTPTISNYMLKGEGATRSGTWYYDLSESDLQYVRTLLANWLDPDATEIMEPETADTKDPA